From a region of the Thermosulfurimonas sp. F29 genome:
- the fabZ gene encoding 3-hydroxyacyl-ACP dehydratase FabZ yields MSTHELSPREILDLLPHRFPFLMVDRVEEVDCERQYIRAIKNVTHNEPFFQGHFPENPLMPGVMLVEAMAQVGALFMKACVPEFREKLFVLAGLDRVRFRQPVLPGDTLVIEARGFKQKGHILKTSVRILVKGKVAAEAEITAAMR; encoded by the coding sequence GTGAGCACACATGAACTCTCACCCCGAGAGATACTGGATCTCCTTCCCCACCGTTTCCCCTTCCTCATGGTGGATCGGGTGGAGGAGGTGGATTGCGAGAGGCAATACATCCGGGCCATAAAAAATGTCACTCACAACGAACCCTTTTTCCAGGGCCACTTTCCGGAAAACCCCCTCATGCCCGGGGTGATGCTGGTGGAGGCCATGGCTCAGGTTGGGGCCCTCTTCATGAAGGCGTGTGTTCCGGAGTTTCGGGAAAAACTATTCGTACTGGCCGGGCTCGATCGGGTGCGTTTCCGGCAACCGGTCCTCCCCGGAGATACGCTGGTCATTGAGGCTCGGGGCTTCAAACAGAAGGGACACATCCTTAAAACCTCGGTGCGAATCCTGGTAAAGGGAAAAGTTGCGGCGGAAGCCGAAATCACGGCGGCCATGAGGTGA
- the lpxA gene encoding acyl-ACP--UDP-N-acetylglucosamine O-acyltransferase has protein sequence MRRIHPTAVIDPSAEIEDGVEIGPYAIIGPRVFVGEGTRIGAHVVIERDTRIGKGNLINHHAVIGADPQHLAYRGEESRVEIGDENIIREFVTIHRGTALDQRLTRIGNRCLLMAYVHIAHDCFLGDEVIMANGATLGGHVRVGDRVVFGGLSAVHQFCRIGSYAFVSAMSGVDKDVPPFVKVFGVPAKIQGLNLVGLRRAGFDRDSIRRISQALGIFLDGPARLSETIEELRDAFPGDPHVGEFIRFIENPSRQGIMRRKPFEGEEAF, from the coding sequence ATGCGCAGAATACATCCCACCGCGGTCATTGATCCCAGTGCGGAAATCGAGGACGGTGTGGAGATAGGCCCTTACGCCATAATCGGTCCGCGGGTTTTTGTCGGGGAGGGAACCCGCATAGGAGCCCATGTGGTAATCGAGCGAGATACCCGTATCGGGAAAGGCAACCTGATCAACCACCACGCGGTTATCGGGGCCGATCCACAACATCTGGCCTATCGGGGCGAGGAGTCCCGGGTGGAAATTGGCGACGAAAATATTATTCGAGAATTCGTGACCATTCATCGCGGCACCGCTCTGGATCAACGGCTTACGCGGATAGGAAACCGGTGTTTGCTCATGGCCTATGTACATATTGCCCATGACTGTTTCCTGGGTGATGAGGTGATCATGGCCAACGGTGCCACTCTGGGAGGGCATGTCCGCGTGGGGGACCGGGTGGTCTTTGGAGGGCTTTCGGCGGTGCACCAGTTCTGCCGGATAGGCTCCTATGCCTTTGTGAGTGCCATGAGCGGGGTTGATAAGGATGTGCCCCCATTCGTGAAGGTCTTCGGCGTCCCGGCCAAGATCCAGGGACTTAACCTGGTGGGATTGCGCCGGGCCGGTTTTGATCGGGACAGTATCCGGAGGATCTCTCAGGCCCTGGGAATCTTCCTGGACGGTCCGGCCCGCCTATCGGAGACCATCGAGGAACTTCGGGACGCTTTCCCCGGGGATCCGCATGTGGGAGAATTTATCCGTTTTATCGAAAACCCTTCCCGGCAGGGAATTATGCGCCGCAAACCCTTCGAGGGAGAAGAAGCCTTTTAG
- a CDS encoding LpxI family protein, with product MPPGKPLGLVAGEGHAPIYFVERLTGEGVPLVVVTFSDDQAQRLSAAGARVFRIRMGQFGRLLKILREHDVQEVTFLGKIEKPRALREALPDLRALILWKRLASRNDDAILRAVCQEFEKEGFRVVSPAEQLPELLTPEGVLTRRAPSREEWKDIRWGLSVARRIGELDIGQCVVVKERMVVAVEAMEGTDETIRRAGRYRRGAVVIKILKPTQDPRLDLPSAGAETIRVMREAGARVLALEAGKSLFFEQDEAIREADRAGISIVGVR from the coding sequence ATGCCTCCGGGAAAACCCCTTGGGCTCGTGGCCGGGGAGGGACATGCCCCGATCTATTTCGTGGAAAGGCTTACCGGAGAAGGTGTACCTCTGGTGGTGGTTACCTTTTCGGATGACCAGGCCCAAAGACTTTCGGCAGCGGGAGCCCGGGTGTTCCGGATCCGTATGGGTCAGTTCGGCAGACTCCTGAAGATTTTGAGGGAACACGATGTGCAGGAGGTTACCTTTCTGGGAAAGATCGAGAAACCCAGGGCCCTGCGGGAAGCCCTTCCGGATCTTCGGGCCCTTATTCTATGGAAGCGACTCGCAAGCCGCAACGATGATGCCATTCTGAGGGCCGTATGTCAGGAGTTCGAAAAGGAAGGGTTTCGCGTGGTCTCACCGGCGGAACAACTTCCGGAACTTCTCACCCCGGAGGGGGTACTCACCCGACGGGCTCCCTCTCGGGAGGAGTGGAAGGATATCCGCTGGGGGCTTTCCGTAGCCCGGCGTATAGGAGAGCTCGACATCGGACAGTGTGTGGTGGTTAAGGAACGCATGGTGGTGGCGGTGGAGGCCATGGAGGGGACGGATGAGACCATCCGCCGGGCCGGGCGGTATCGTCGGGGAGCCGTGGTGATCAAGATCCTCAAGCCCACACAGGATCCCAGACTGGATCTTCCCTCCGCCGGAGCGGAGACGATTCGCGTGATGCGCGAGGCCGGAGCACGGGTCCTGGCCCTGGAGGCCGGAAAAAGTCTCTTTTTCGAGCAAGATGAAGCCATACGCGAGGCCGATCGGGCCGGAATAAGTATAGTGGGGGTGCGATGA
- a CDS encoding Gfo/Idh/MocA family protein, which translates to MRRVRVGVIGVGHLGRFHAEKFARLPGVELAGVADIVEERARRIGEVHRVFWTTDYRNLLPRVEALSIVTPTVTHYEIARDCLSAGKHLFVEKPLTEHPETAAELVELAEKKGLVLQVGHIERFQPSIKRLLSRVRRPLFVEAHRLSGFSPRALDVDVILDLMIHDLDLLLALNPEGGVQSMLVAGAPVLSPRIDIASVRILFDNGLSANLTASRISLTPQRRFRVFEPGGYFSADTLKRRYFEVRLGEKGQLTPLEESFPEADPLQEELAEFVRSVAEGRDPPVSGREALRALELAHRIKEEIQDYLRLCGEELRFESLKF; encoded by the coding sequence ATGAGAAGAGTTCGGGTGGGAGTCATCGGAGTAGGACACCTGGGTCGATTCCACGCCGAAAAGTTCGCCCGTCTTCCGGGAGTTGAGCTCGCGGGAGTAGCCGACATAGTGGAGGAGCGAGCCCGACGGATCGGAGAGGTTCACCGGGTCTTCTGGACCACCGATTACCGAAACCTCCTTCCCCGTGTAGAAGCCCTTTCCATCGTCACGCCCACCGTTACCCACTATGAGATCGCCAGAGACTGTCTTTCCGCCGGCAAACACCTATTCGTGGAAAAACCCCTTACCGAACATCCCGAGACCGCCGCCGAGCTGGTAGAACTGGCCGAAAAGAAGGGTCTCGTTCTCCAGGTAGGACACATTGAGCGTTTCCAGCCCTCGATAAAGCGTCTTCTTTCCCGCGTGCGCCGTCCTCTTTTCGTGGAGGCTCACAGGCTTTCGGGATTCTCCCCCCGGGCCCTCGATGTGGATGTAATTCTTGATCTCATGATCCACGACCTGGATCTCCTTTTAGCCCTGAACCCGGAGGGCGGTGTGCAAAGTATGCTTGTCGCGGGGGCCCCGGTACTCTCTCCGCGGATCGACATCGCCAGCGTGCGCATCCTTTTCGACAACGGACTCTCGGCCAATCTCACCGCCAGCCGCATCTCTCTCACCCCTCAGAGACGGTTCCGGGTCTTTGAACCGGGAGGTTATTTTTCCGCCGATACCCTGAAACGACGCTACTTCGAAGTCCGTCTGGGAGAGAAGGGACAACTCACCCCCCTGGAGGAATCCTTTCCCGAGGCCGATCCCCTGCAGGAGGAACTTGCGGAATTTGTTAGATCGGTTGCAGAGGGACGGGACCCTCCGGTATCCGGAAGGGAGGCCCTGAGGGCCCTGGAACTGGCTCACCGCATCAAGGAGGAAATCCAGGATTATCTGCGCCTTTGCGGGGAGGAGCTCCGCTTTGAAAGCCTCAAGTTCTAA
- the lpxB gene encoding lipid-A-disaccharide synthase, whose translation MKASSSKVLIVAGEESGDLYGAELLRRVREIQPGFTFYGIGGRRMRAAGLECLYPAEPLAVVGLPGLSELRLLREAWHRLAKFLREGCPRAAVLIDFPGFNLRLAKLCRKLGIPVFYYIAPQVWAWHRSRLRILRKTVDLLAVVLPFEKEFFEQEGIRAVFVGHPLVDLVRPALSRETFFEIAGLNPHHPLLGIFPGSRRSEVERLLPVFAKTYEILKRDHPRLQAVVVKAPGLPKTLLWEDLERRIKVLEGYQHEVLQHAEAALLASGTITLEAALLETPMVAAYRLPALAYLLARILVKVPYITLPNLILGEGVVPEFIQGGVQPEALAGALRPYLFETHIRKETRRKLARVKELLGGKGASWRVAELLVDFLRSISPPEPLPSSASATH comes from the coding sequence TTGAAAGCCTCAAGTTCTAAGGTTTTGATCGTGGCCGGGGAGGAATCCGGAGACCTTTACGGGGCGGAACTCCTGCGTCGGGTGCGGGAAATTCAGCCGGGATTTACCTTTTACGGTATCGGGGGCCGAAGGATGCGGGCCGCGGGGCTGGAGTGTCTGTATCCGGCGGAACCGCTGGCCGTGGTGGGACTACCGGGGCTCTCCGAGCTACGACTCCTGCGTGAAGCCTGGCACAGACTCGCGAAATTCCTGCGGGAGGGATGCCCCCGGGCGGCGGTCCTCATCGACTTTCCCGGATTCAATTTACGCCTGGCCAAACTGTGTCGCAAACTCGGGATACCGGTCTTCTATTACATCGCCCCTCAGGTGTGGGCCTGGCATCGAAGCCGTCTTCGCATTCTCCGCAAAACCGTGGATCTTCTGGCGGTGGTGCTCCCCTTTGAAAAAGAGTTCTTCGAACAGGAGGGAATCCGAGCCGTTTTCGTAGGACATCCTCTGGTGGATCTGGTGCGTCCGGCCCTCTCCCGGGAAACTTTTTTTGAGATCGCCGGTCTGAACCCCCATCATCCCCTCCTGGGCATCTTTCCCGGTAGTCGCCGGAGTGAGGTGGAACGCCTGCTTCCGGTGTTTGCAAAGACCTATGAGATACTCAAAAGGGACCATCCCCGGCTCCAGGCCGTGGTGGTCAAGGCTCCGGGGCTACCGAAAACCCTCCTCTGGGAGGATCTCGAGCGCCGGATCAAGGTGTTGGAGGGCTACCAGCACGAGGTGCTCCAACACGCTGAGGCGGCCCTCCTTGCCTCGGGGACCATCACCCTGGAGGCGGCTCTGCTCGAAACTCCCATGGTAGCGGCCTATCGGCTTCCCGCCCTGGCCTACCTTCTGGCCAGGATCCTGGTGAAGGTTCCTTACATCACCCTTCCCAATCTCATCCTCGGGGAAGGGGTGGTTCCGGAATTCATCCAGGGCGGGGTACAACCCGAGGCCCTGGCCGGCGCCCTGCGCCCCTACCTCTTCGAGACCCACATACGGAAAGAGACCCGCCGAAAACTCGCCCGCGTTAAAGAACTTCTCGGAGGCAAGGGAGCCTCCTGGCGGGTGGCGGAACTTCTGGTGGATTTCCTGCGCTCTATTTCACCACCAGAACCTCTACCGTCTTCGGCTTCCGCAACACATTGA
- a CDS encoding amylo-alpha-1,6-glucosidase, translating into MAEGGLKFYILAQSPGLSPRNLTFKHGDTFALFNAEGDIRPGGLGELGLYHRGTRFLSRLELFCCETRPFLLGSALSPDGILIQVNLTNPDLFFGEVFLPRGAIHLRRTKLLYEGDYYEEIVFTNYAFRELELPVTLAFGADFVDIFEVRGTPRRRRGHTLPPEVEEDVVRIRYHGLDGVVRTVEITFSEKPERISPTEARFLLHLAPKERINLGLAVRCVEGREERSGNFRSALFLRRRERKEFTRSSVRVESSNEYFNRWLERSEYDLFMMLTRTPYGLYPYAGIPWFNTVFGRDGLIVGLQTLWFNPDIARGVLEVLARTQATEHDPSRDAEPGKIVHEMRFGEMASTGEIPFGRYYGSVDATPLFIILAGTYFERTQDLEFLKRLWVHLELALEWMEHYGDLDGDGLIEYRPSEEGLVNKGWKDSHDSVFHRDGTFPEPPVALVEIQGYLYRAYLEMARMARALAKHDLVLSFLSRAEGVREKLRRLFFPPGADFPALALDGRKRPCLVKTSNPGHLLFAEVLSEEEARDLAGRLFEPDLFSGWGVRTLSRKEVFYNPVSYHNGSVWPHDNALIAQGLASYELKVPLERIFRGLFEASHYFPHHRLPELFCGFNRRAGEGPVSYPVACSPQAWASGSVFMLLSASLGLKFTGKGLAFIRPRLPEFLSWVRLTGLRVGEHTVDLEFRRYERDVVVNVLRKPKTVEVLVVK; encoded by the coding sequence TTGGCGGAAGGCGGCCTGAAGTTTTACATCCTGGCCCAGAGCCCGGGGCTTTCCCCGCGCAACCTCACCTTCAAACACGGGGATACCTTTGCCCTCTTTAATGCCGAGGGAGATATCCGTCCGGGGGGGCTCGGAGAACTGGGCCTTTATCACCGGGGGACCAGATTCCTTTCGCGCCTCGAACTTTTCTGCTGCGAGACCAGGCCTTTCCTCCTCGGTTCCGCTCTTTCCCCTGACGGGATTCTCATTCAGGTAAACCTCACCAATCCGGATCTCTTTTTCGGAGAGGTATTTCTTCCGCGGGGTGCTATTCACCTCCGGCGGACCAAGCTGCTTTATGAGGGGGACTACTATGAGGAAATCGTCTTTACCAATTACGCCTTCCGCGAACTGGAGCTCCCGGTGACCCTGGCCTTCGGGGCGGACTTTGTGGATATCTTCGAGGTGCGGGGCACTCCACGCCGCAGAAGGGGACATACCCTGCCCCCCGAGGTGGAGGAGGATGTGGTGAGAATAAGGTATCACGGATTGGACGGAGTGGTTCGTACGGTGGAGATCACATTTTCCGAAAAACCCGAGAGGATATCCCCCACGGAGGCCCGTTTCCTGCTGCATCTAGCCCCGAAGGAGAGAATCAATCTGGGACTTGCGGTGCGGTGTGTCGAGGGAAGGGAAGAGCGATCCGGGAATTTTCGTTCCGCTCTTTTCCTGAGACGACGGGAACGCAAGGAATTTACCCGCTCGAGTGTCCGGGTGGAGAGCTCCAATGAGTACTTTAACCGCTGGCTGGAACGTTCGGAATACGATCTCTTCATGATGCTGACTCGTACTCCTTACGGGCTCTATCCTTATGCGGGCATCCCCTGGTTCAATACTGTCTTCGGACGAGACGGTCTCATAGTGGGGTTGCAGACGCTCTGGTTTAATCCGGATATCGCCCGGGGCGTACTGGAGGTGCTGGCCCGGACTCAGGCTACGGAACACGATCCCTCCCGCGATGCCGAGCCGGGTAAGATCGTCCATGAAATGCGGTTCGGGGAGATGGCCTCCACCGGAGAGATCCCTTTTGGTCGTTATTACGGTTCGGTGGACGCTACCCCGCTCTTCATCATTCTGGCCGGAACCTATTTCGAAAGGACCCAGGATCTCGAATTTTTAAAAAGGCTCTGGGTGCACCTGGAGCTGGCCCTGGAGTGGATGGAACATTACGGAGACCTCGATGGGGACGGTCTTATCGAGTATCGTCCCTCCGAGGAGGGTTTGGTTAACAAGGGCTGGAAGGACTCCCACGACAGTGTATTTCACCGGGATGGTACCTTTCCTGAGCCTCCGGTGGCCCTGGTGGAGATTCAGGGCTATCTTTACCGGGCCTATCTGGAGATGGCTCGTATGGCTCGGGCACTGGCCAAGCATGACCTGGTGCTCTCCTTCCTTTCCCGGGCTGAGGGGGTTCGTGAGAAACTCCGGCGACTTTTTTTCCCTCCGGGGGCTGATTTTCCCGCCCTGGCTCTGGATGGTCGGAAAAGACCGTGTCTGGTTAAGACTTCTAACCCCGGGCATCTTCTCTTTGCCGAGGTCCTTTCCGAGGAAGAGGCCCGGGATCTAGCCGGCAGGCTCTTTGAACCGGATCTTTTCTCAGGATGGGGGGTACGCACTCTTTCCAGAAAGGAGGTTTTTTATAATCCAGTTTCCTATCACAACGGTTCGGTATGGCCGCATGATAATGCCCTCATTGCTCAGGGCCTGGCTTCCTATGAACTCAAGGTACCCCTTGAGCGCATCTTTCGGGGACTTTTCGAGGCCAGCCATTACTTCCCTCACCACCGTCTTCCCGAGCTCTTCTGTGGTTTCAACCGTCGGGCCGGAGAGGGCCCGGTATCCTATCCCGTGGCCTGCAGTCCCCAGGCCTGGGCCTCGGGGTCGGTTTTCATGCTTCTTTCCGCCTCCCTGGGGCTCAAATTCACCGGCAAGGGCTTGGCCTTTATTCGTCCGCGTCTTCCGGAATTCCTTTCCTGGGTAAGGCTTACAGGGCTCCGGGTGGGAGAGCATACCGTGGATCTTGAGTTCCGGCGCTACGAGAGGGATGTGGTGGTCAATGTGTTGCGGAAGCCGAAGACGGTAGAGGTTCTGGTGGTGAAATAG